A genomic region of Haliotis asinina isolate JCU_RB_2024 chromosome 1, JCU_Hal_asi_v2, whole genome shotgun sequence contains the following coding sequences:
- the LOC137295231 gene encoding uncharacterized protein isoform X2, with amino-acid sequence MALVTVQRSPSPSTDPDSETPDGEEGGSGRSPLRNRSLSESYFTVRGAALILPQGEIPRRSSKKSHGGDIQHHLQSMLYLLRHEDRIKVAVKLEPSGVDGHQRYMALVSTVGRQDTEESVILGIDYVKDISTIGLVLPIYNGTQIRLDGDGGFSVKISADDHKFLFKPVSVQAMWSVLQSLQKAVKVAEDETYIPNGLTHTWVQYYMSQVDNSTPGLVSQWNVMEGVEVNLSTLVPTTTDGEASEMKTKISRSLREVMMKADLDVATSRSLRLTVEESIGAKLNEFREYFDSEMMRILGQMDAPSQILDFLYLGTEWNASNIDELNENGVKYILNVTREIDNFFPGQLKYMNIRLYDVEEAQLMPHWEKTYRFISKAKKNGSKVLVHCKRGISRSASTVIAYLMKENKWSLDDAFEFVHERRNVIYPNDGFMEQLRTYEGILSASNQRHIFKSKSAENLIDMKDDDDRASEAVFLEGDDLYRRMFESGYNPASEEEVLRSLGKGRDLEDADMVHIGADLETGSRSTDSLEESLPDIPSPTPDQQDAVSKKKSSTKGEYSFTTQYDEAVATSGEVAGLDLIQQEYASDAEDEASVAYPVGRYSQNASPVVSISECGGGQPEGHGDLPHVSSQSRLRPDNSWIKLELGETVPAQEEPVLGSGSISGSPPKFLVGEDVFLSTPVPESKDEDVKMGSPMLTLVKQTESKGARVRSASMGEGKDVDECEKCERDVTKLSVRNRAASLGSHKSEDATAPADKDTETSICQDGDKVIIDKKGHLGIRQYYTREQIPWCPGTVQKMRSGFCKNLPSSDEENESGQKDSKRESPTTDVPILDVNTSEVTGPPELRSKGDNSERLTQSCVELPSHDDEDEFYALELKRPKSVYEEEDIQLPRGMVRIFKDRLEANRATDDSKSSTESRPIQRSASLKEERESTKSKRSERRKTCSPILSPSHTAPICDSNRENVLPEYCKGEETLPDQDDGSEQTSESQLCEERGSDSEKNITTVKCGKEEVQLEKGFVQKYKQDFENRNDTESRKRLSSESSVSSLTLEAHDTQLSTKEDTLGLKPQGQGTDQPLARQTSDRCSPTSDIVPSTATCDPTEYSNSSVVSERLIGTVKEQKSILEGKETLEPEIQPISHVSKKRKKEDKSSIDPHVRAKMREMGSEFLSQPQKELEEEDIQDLTMVKQVVRNIEKDTKVKKPERKIIIIEEGKKGEAAGKGGNQPLSEKSKSFDDSGGMGSRRTRQWVKDGGSASFESSEMMDKDFKENRLGLCLNLEEQGVRSEDDEQQNSNGNISPRSDSEASIVRHLVGRFENIKSPTSDSTDGSRSNRSSVGEFGLCFVDSKKKRDEDDDVEMRSKLPGFETSRPVRPKSADHIAKHDPRPQVQVHDQTRDLTLSHDHSAGSGKGERPDDARKVRRVHGQSNPATQRLGASPFYNTM; translated from the exons TCAGCGCTACATGGCTCTTGTGTCCACAGTGGGGAGACAGGACACCGAGGAGTCTGTCATCCTCGGCATCGACTACGTGAAGGACATCTCCACCATTGGTCTGGTCCTCCCCATCTACAACGGCACACAGATCAGGCTTGATGGTGACGG AGGTTTCAGTGTGAAGATATCGGCAGATGACCACAAGTTCCTCTTTAAGCCGGTGTCTGTGCAAGCCATGTG GTCGGTGCTTCAGAGTCTACAGAAGGCGGTGAAGGTGGCTGAGGATGAGACCTACATCCCCAATGGTCTGACACACACCTGGGTGCAGTACTACATGTCACAGGTGGACAACTCTACTCCAGGGCTTGTCTCCCAGTG GAATGTGATGGAGGGTGTTGAGGTCAATCTGTCCACTCTGGTGCCAACAACGACTGATGG GGAGGCTTCTGAGATGAAAACCAAGATTAGCAGGAGCCTGAGAGAAGTCATGATGAAGGCAGACTTGGATGTGGCAACTTCGAGATCT CTTCGTCTGACAGTGGAAGAATCCATTGGAGCAAAGCTTAATGAGTTCCGGGAATACTTTGACTCGGAGATGATGAGGATTCTGGGACAGATGGATGCGCCATCACAGATACTCGACTTCCTGTATCTGGGCACGGAATGGAATGCTTCCAACATCGATGAACTCAATGAGAATGG TGTGAAATACATTCTGAACGTCACGAGGGAGATTGACAACTTCTTCCCTGGGCAGCTCAAGTACATGAATATACGTTTGTACGATGTAGAAGAAGCACAACTGATGCCTCATTGGGAGAAAACCTACAGATTTATATCAAAAGCCAA aaaaaatgGTTCCAAGGTGCTGGTTCACTGTAAAAGAGGAATCAGCCGATCAGCTTCAACT GTGATAGCCTATCTGATGAAGGAGAACAAATGGTCCCTGGATGACGCATTTGAGTTTGTCCATGAACGGCGAAATGTCATTTATCCCAACGATGGCTTTATGGAACAGTTAAGGACATACGAAGGCATCTTGAGTGCAAG CAACCAGAGACATATCTTTAAGTCCAAGTCAGCCGAGAATCTCATTGACATGAAAGATGATGATGACCGTGCAAGTGAGGCTGTTTTTTTAGAAGGAGACGATCTCTACCGCCGAATGTTCGAGTCAGGATACAACCCTGCTTCCGAGGAAGAGGTGCTTCGATCATTGGGAAAAG GTAGAGATCTAGAAGATGCCGACATGGTCCATATTGGGGCCGATTTAGAGACGGGATCCCGCAGCACCGACTCCCTGGAGGAGTCCTTACCAGACATCCCATCACCCACACCAGATCAGCAAGATGCGGTCTCCAAGAAGAAGAGTTCCACAAAAGGAGAATACTCATTTACCACACAGTATGATGAGGCTGTGGCTACCAGTGGTGAGGTAGCAGGCCTGGATTTGATTCAGCAGGAGTATGCATCTGATGCTGAGGATGAGGCATCAGTTGCATATCCTGTGGGCAGATATAGCCAGAACGCATCACCTGTTGTCAGTATTAGTGAATGTGGAGGAGGACAACCAGAAGGTCATGGTGATCTGCCTCATGTGTCTTCACAGTCAAGGCTGCGTCCAGACAACAGCTGGATTAAGCTTGAATTAGGGGAAACTGTGCCAGCTCAGGAGGAACCTGTGCTTGGCAGTGGATCCATTAGTGGGTCTCCTCCAAAATTTTTGGTCGGTGAGGATGTATTCTTATCAACACCAGTGCCTGAATCAAAAGATGAAGATGTTAAAATGGGCTCTCCTATGTTAACTTTGGTTAAACAGACTGAGTCCAAAGGTGCTCGAGTTCGTAGTGCTTCCATGGGGGAAGGGAAGGATGTTGATGAATGTGAGAAGTGTGAGAGAGATGTGACCAAACTGTCTGTCAGGAATCGCGCTGCATCCTTAGGGAGTCACAAATCAGAAGATGCAACTGCCCCTGCTGACAAAGATACAGAGACATCTATTTGCCAGGATGGTGATAAAGTGATAATTGATAAAAAGGGGCATTTGGGAATTAGACAGTACTACACCCGTGAACAAATTCCTTGGTGTCCAGGTACAGTGCAGAAGATGAGGTCAGGGTTCTGCAAAAATCTTCCCAGCTCCGATGAGGAGAATGAATCTGGGCAAAAAGATTCAAAACGAGAAAGTCCCACCACAGATGTGCCCATCTTGGATGTGAACACTTCGGAGGTCACGGGCCCCCCAGAGTTGAGATCAAAAGGTGATAACTCTGAACGGTTGACACAGAGTTGTGTAGAGTTACCTTcacatgatgatgaagatgagttTTATGCATTAGAACTAAAGCGTCCCAAGTCTGTGTATGAGGAGGAAGACATCCAGCTCCCACGTGGAATGGTCCGCATTTTCAAAGACAGACTGGAAGCAAACAG AGCTACTGATGACTCCAAATCATCAACAGAATCTCGTCCCATTCAGCGATCAGCAAGCCTCAAAGAGGAGAGAGAATCTACAAAGTCAAAACGTTCCGAACGTCGAAAGACTTGCTCTCCAATATTATCGCCATCTCATACAGCTCCAATCTGTGACAGCAACAGAGAAAATGTGCTCCCAGAATATTGTAAAGGGGAGGAAACTCTTCCAGACCAAGATGATGGCTCTGAGCAGACGTCAGAATCTCAGCTCTGTGAAGAAAGGGGCAGTGATAGTGAGAAGAATATCACTACAGTAAAATGTGGCAAAGAAGAGGTGCAGCTTGAGAAGGGTTTTGTACAGAAATATAAACAAG ATTTTGAGAACCGAAATGACACAGAATCAAGAAAAAGACTTTCCTCCGAGAGCAGTGTGTCCTCTTTGACTTTAGAAGCACATGACACCCAGCTTTCAACAAAAGAAGACACCCTCGGATTGAAACCTCAGGGTCAAGGAACTGACCAACCTTTGGCCAGACAGACCTCTGACCGATGTAGCCCCACCTCTGACATCGTTCCATCCACTGCTACCTGTGATCCAACAGAATACTCAAACAGTTCAGTAGTTTCGGAGAGACTTATCGGAACTGTAAAGGAACAGAAGTCAATACTAGAAGGGAAAGAAACGCTTGAACCAGAGATCCAACCCATTTCTCATGTTTCTAAGAAAAGGAAAAAGGAAGACAAAAGCTCCATTGATCCTCATGTTCGTGCTAAGATGAGAGAAATGGGTTCTGAGTTTCTTTCCCAACCCCAGAAGGAACTGGAAGAAGAAGATATTCAGGATTTGACAATGGTCAAGCAGGTTGTCCGAAATATCGAGAAGGATACAAAGGTGAAGAAGCCGGAGAGGAAGATAATCATCATTGAGGAAGGAAAGAAGGGTGAAGCAGCAGGAAAAGGAGGAAATCAGCCTCTTTCTGAAAAAAGCAAATCATTTGATGATAGTGGAGGCATGGGTTCAAGGAGAACCAGGCAGTGGGTTAAAGATGGGGGTTCTGCCAGCTTTGAAAGTTCAGAAATGATGGATAAGGATTTTAAAGAGAACAGACTTGGTCTGTGCTTGAATCTTGAGGAGCAGGGAGTCCGTTCTGAGGATGACGAGCAACAGAATtcaaatggaaacatttcacCAAGGAGTGACTCAGAAGCATCAATTGTAAGGCACCTTGTTGGGCGTTTCGAAAACATAAAAAGCCCGACTTCTGACTCAACAGATGGCAGTCGATCAAATCGCAGCTCAGTTGGAGAGtttggtttgtgttttgtgGATAGTAAGAAAAAGAGGGATGAGGACGATGATGTTGAAATGAGATCAAAGCTTCCAGGGTTTGAAACATCTAGACCAGTGCGGCCCAAATCCGCTGACCATATAGCCAAACATGACCCAAGGCCACAGGTTCAAGTTCACGACCAAACAAGGGACTTGACATTGTCACATGATCATTCAGCTGGATCAGGGAAAGGCGAGCGACCTGATGATGCTCGTAAAGTTCGTCGAGTTCATGGACAAAGCAACCCAGCTACTCAAAGACTGGGTGCAAGCCCTTTTTACAACACAATGTAA
- the LOC137295231 gene encoding uncharacterized protein isoform X3, translating to MKRSGRRRSSIVNIHKGDLSESYFTVRGAALILPQGEIPRRSSKKSHGGDIQHHLQSMLYLLRHEDRIKVAVKLEPSGVDGHQRYMALVSTVGRQDTEESVILGIDYVKDISTIGLVLPIYNGTQIRLDGDGGFSVKISADDHKFLFKPVSVQAMWSVLQSLQKAVKVAEDETYIPNGLTHTWVQYYMSQVDNSTPGLVSQWNVMEGVEVNLSTLVPTTTDGEASEMKTKISRSLREVMMKADLDVATSRSLRLTVEESIGAKLNEFREYFDSEMMRILGQMDAPSQILDFLYLGTEWNASNIDELNENGVKYILNVTREIDNFFPGQLKYMNIRLYDVEEAQLMPHWEKTYRFISKAKKNGSKVLVHCKRGISRSASTVIAYLMKENKWSLDDAFEFVHERRNVIYPNDGFMEQLRTYEGILSASNQRHIFKSKSAENLIDMKDDDDRASEAVFLEGDDLYRRMFESGYNPASEEEVLRSLGKGRDLEDADMVHIGADLETGSRSTDSLEESLPDIPSPTPDQQDAVSKKKSSTKGEYSFTTQYDEAVATSGEVAGLDLIQQEYASDAEDEASVAYPVGRYSQNASPVVSISECGGGQPEGHGDLPHVSSQSRLRPDNSWIKLELGETVPAQEEPVLGSGSISGSPPKFLVGEDVFLSTPVPESKDEDVKMGSPMLTLVKQTESKGARVRSASMGEGKDVDECEKCERDVTKLSVRNRAASLGSHKSEDATAPADKDTETSICQDGDKVIIDKKGHLGIRQYYTREQIPWCPGTVQKMRSGFCKNLPSSDEENESGQKDSKRESPTTDVPILDVNTSEVTGPPELRSKGDNSERLTQSCVELPSHDDEDEFYALELKRPKSVYEEEDIQLPRGMVRIFKDRLEANRATDDSKSSTESRPIQRSASLKEERESTKSKRSERRKTCSPILSPSHTAPICDSNRENVLPEYCKGEETLPDQDDGSEQTSESQLCEERGSDSEKNITTVKCGKEEVQLEKGFVQKYKQDFENRNDTESRKRLSSESSVSSLTLEAHDTQLSTKEDTLGLKPQGQGTDQPLARQTSDRCSPTSDIVPSTATCDPTEYSNSSVVSERLIGTVKEQKSILEGKETLEPEIQPISHVSKKRKKEDKSSIDPHVRAKMREMGSEFLSQPQKELEEEDIQDLTMVKQVVRNIEKDTKVKKPERKIIIIEEGKKGEAAGKGGNQPLSEKSKSFDDSGGMGSRRTRQWVKDGGSASFESSEMMDKDFKENRLGLCLNLEEQGVRSEDDEQQNSNGNISPRSDSEASIVRHLVGRFENIKSPTSDSTDGSRSNRSSVGEFGLCFVDSKKKRDEDDDVEMRSKLPGFETSRPVRPKSADHIAKHDPRPQVQVHDQTRDLTLSHDHSAGSGKGERPDDARKVRRVHGQSNPATQRLGASPFYNTM from the exons TCAGCGCTACATGGCTCTTGTGTCCACAGTGGGGAGACAGGACACCGAGGAGTCTGTCATCCTCGGCATCGACTACGTGAAGGACATCTCCACCATTGGTCTGGTCCTCCCCATCTACAACGGCACACAGATCAGGCTTGATGGTGACGG AGGTTTCAGTGTGAAGATATCGGCAGATGACCACAAGTTCCTCTTTAAGCCGGTGTCTGTGCAAGCCATGTG GTCGGTGCTTCAGAGTCTACAGAAGGCGGTGAAGGTGGCTGAGGATGAGACCTACATCCCCAATGGTCTGACACACACCTGGGTGCAGTACTACATGTCACAGGTGGACAACTCTACTCCAGGGCTTGTCTCCCAGTG GAATGTGATGGAGGGTGTTGAGGTCAATCTGTCCACTCTGGTGCCAACAACGACTGATGG GGAGGCTTCTGAGATGAAAACCAAGATTAGCAGGAGCCTGAGAGAAGTCATGATGAAGGCAGACTTGGATGTGGCAACTTCGAGATCT CTTCGTCTGACAGTGGAAGAATCCATTGGAGCAAAGCTTAATGAGTTCCGGGAATACTTTGACTCGGAGATGATGAGGATTCTGGGACAGATGGATGCGCCATCACAGATACTCGACTTCCTGTATCTGGGCACGGAATGGAATGCTTCCAACATCGATGAACTCAATGAGAATGG TGTGAAATACATTCTGAACGTCACGAGGGAGATTGACAACTTCTTCCCTGGGCAGCTCAAGTACATGAATATACGTTTGTACGATGTAGAAGAAGCACAACTGATGCCTCATTGGGAGAAAACCTACAGATTTATATCAAAAGCCAA aaaaaatgGTTCCAAGGTGCTGGTTCACTGTAAAAGAGGAATCAGCCGATCAGCTTCAACT GTGATAGCCTATCTGATGAAGGAGAACAAATGGTCCCTGGATGACGCATTTGAGTTTGTCCATGAACGGCGAAATGTCATTTATCCCAACGATGGCTTTATGGAACAGTTAAGGACATACGAAGGCATCTTGAGTGCAAG CAACCAGAGACATATCTTTAAGTCCAAGTCAGCCGAGAATCTCATTGACATGAAAGATGATGATGACCGTGCAAGTGAGGCTGTTTTTTTAGAAGGAGACGATCTCTACCGCCGAATGTTCGAGTCAGGATACAACCCTGCTTCCGAGGAAGAGGTGCTTCGATCATTGGGAAAAG GTAGAGATCTAGAAGATGCCGACATGGTCCATATTGGGGCCGATTTAGAGACGGGATCCCGCAGCACCGACTCCCTGGAGGAGTCCTTACCAGACATCCCATCACCCACACCAGATCAGCAAGATGCGGTCTCCAAGAAGAAGAGTTCCACAAAAGGAGAATACTCATTTACCACACAGTATGATGAGGCTGTGGCTACCAGTGGTGAGGTAGCAGGCCTGGATTTGATTCAGCAGGAGTATGCATCTGATGCTGAGGATGAGGCATCAGTTGCATATCCTGTGGGCAGATATAGCCAGAACGCATCACCTGTTGTCAGTATTAGTGAATGTGGAGGAGGACAACCAGAAGGTCATGGTGATCTGCCTCATGTGTCTTCACAGTCAAGGCTGCGTCCAGACAACAGCTGGATTAAGCTTGAATTAGGGGAAACTGTGCCAGCTCAGGAGGAACCTGTGCTTGGCAGTGGATCCATTAGTGGGTCTCCTCCAAAATTTTTGGTCGGTGAGGATGTATTCTTATCAACACCAGTGCCTGAATCAAAAGATGAAGATGTTAAAATGGGCTCTCCTATGTTAACTTTGGTTAAACAGACTGAGTCCAAAGGTGCTCGAGTTCGTAGTGCTTCCATGGGGGAAGGGAAGGATGTTGATGAATGTGAGAAGTGTGAGAGAGATGTGACCAAACTGTCTGTCAGGAATCGCGCTGCATCCTTAGGGAGTCACAAATCAGAAGATGCAACTGCCCCTGCTGACAAAGATACAGAGACATCTATTTGCCAGGATGGTGATAAAGTGATAATTGATAAAAAGGGGCATTTGGGAATTAGACAGTACTACACCCGTGAACAAATTCCTTGGTGTCCAGGTACAGTGCAGAAGATGAGGTCAGGGTTCTGCAAAAATCTTCCCAGCTCCGATGAGGAGAATGAATCTGGGCAAAAAGATTCAAAACGAGAAAGTCCCACCACAGATGTGCCCATCTTGGATGTGAACACTTCGGAGGTCACGGGCCCCCCAGAGTTGAGATCAAAAGGTGATAACTCTGAACGGTTGACACAGAGTTGTGTAGAGTTACCTTcacatgatgatgaagatgagttTTATGCATTAGAACTAAAGCGTCCCAAGTCTGTGTATGAGGAGGAAGACATCCAGCTCCCACGTGGAATGGTCCGCATTTTCAAAGACAGACTGGAAGCAAACAG AGCTACTGATGACTCCAAATCATCAACAGAATCTCGTCCCATTCAGCGATCAGCAAGCCTCAAAGAGGAGAGAGAATCTACAAAGTCAAAACGTTCCGAACGTCGAAAGACTTGCTCTCCAATATTATCGCCATCTCATACAGCTCCAATCTGTGACAGCAACAGAGAAAATGTGCTCCCAGAATATTGTAAAGGGGAGGAAACTCTTCCAGACCAAGATGATGGCTCTGAGCAGACGTCAGAATCTCAGCTCTGTGAAGAAAGGGGCAGTGATAGTGAGAAGAATATCACTACAGTAAAATGTGGCAAAGAAGAGGTGCAGCTTGAGAAGGGTTTTGTACAGAAATATAAACAAG ATTTTGAGAACCGAAATGACACAGAATCAAGAAAAAGACTTTCCTCCGAGAGCAGTGTGTCCTCTTTGACTTTAGAAGCACATGACACCCAGCTTTCAACAAAAGAAGACACCCTCGGATTGAAACCTCAGGGTCAAGGAACTGACCAACCTTTGGCCAGACAGACCTCTGACCGATGTAGCCCCACCTCTGACATCGTTCCATCCACTGCTACCTGTGATCCAACAGAATACTCAAACAGTTCAGTAGTTTCGGAGAGACTTATCGGAACTGTAAAGGAACAGAAGTCAATACTAGAAGGGAAAGAAACGCTTGAACCAGAGATCCAACCCATTTCTCATGTTTCTAAGAAAAGGAAAAAGGAAGACAAAAGCTCCATTGATCCTCATGTTCGTGCTAAGATGAGAGAAATGGGTTCTGAGTTTCTTTCCCAACCCCAGAAGGAACTGGAAGAAGAAGATATTCAGGATTTGACAATGGTCAAGCAGGTTGTCCGAAATATCGAGAAGGATACAAAGGTGAAGAAGCCGGAGAGGAAGATAATCATCATTGAGGAAGGAAAGAAGGGTGAAGCAGCAGGAAAAGGAGGAAATCAGCCTCTTTCTGAAAAAAGCAAATCATTTGATGATAGTGGAGGCATGGGTTCAAGGAGAACCAGGCAGTGGGTTAAAGATGGGGGTTCTGCCAGCTTTGAAAGTTCAGAAATGATGGATAAGGATTTTAAAGAGAACAGACTTGGTCTGTGCTTGAATCTTGAGGAGCAGGGAGTCCGTTCTGAGGATGACGAGCAACAGAATtcaaatggaaacatttcacCAAGGAGTGACTCAGAAGCATCAATTGTAAGGCACCTTGTTGGGCGTTTCGAAAACATAAAAAGCCCGACTTCTGACTCAACAGATGGCAGTCGATCAAATCGCAGCTCAGTTGGAGAGtttggtttgtgttttgtgGATAGTAAGAAAAAGAGGGATGAGGACGATGATGTTGAAATGAGATCAAAGCTTCCAGGGTTTGAAACATCTAGACCAGTGCGGCCCAAATCCGCTGACCATATAGCCAAACATGACCCAAGGCCACAGGTTCAAGTTCACGACCAAACAAGGGACTTGACATTGTCACATGATCATTCAGCTGGATCAGGGAAAGGCGAGCGACCTGATGATGCTCGTAAAGTTCGTCGAGTTCATGGACAAAGCAACCCAGCTACTCAAAGACTGGGTGCAAGCCCTTTTTACAACACAATGTAA